The Kordia sp. SMS9 genome window below encodes:
- a CDS encoding Lrp/AsnC family transcriptional regulator — MAKFRLDEVDHQILDMLIENTRIPFTDIAKKLLISAGTVHVRVKKLEEAGIIRGSSLTLDYQKLGYSFIAYVGIFLDKTSQTKFVLNRIHEIPYITVAHITTGKFNIFCKVRAKNTKHAKDIIFMIDDIEGVSRTETMISLEESINDKKRLMHSIFNDL; from the coding sequence ATGGCAAAATTTAGGTTAGATGAAGTGGATCATCAGATATTAGACATGCTGATTGAAAATACTAGAATTCCATTTACAGACATCGCAAAGAAATTATTAATCTCCGCAGGAACGGTTCACGTTCGTGTTAAAAAATTAGAAGAAGCAGGCATCATTCGTGGCTCTTCTTTAACATTAGACTATCAAAAACTAGGATATTCATTTATTGCATACGTAGGTATATTCTTAGATAAAACCTCGCAAACAAAGTTTGTACTCAATAGAATACATGAAATTCCATACATTACGGTAGCACACATCACTACAGGAAAATTCAATATTTTCTGTAAAGTACGCGCAAAAAACACAAAACACGCAAAAGATATCATCTTTATGATTGATGATATAGAAGGTGTGTCACGCACGGAAACGATGATTTCGTTAGAAGAAAGCATTAACGACAAAAAACGCTTGATGCATTCAATTTTCAACGATTTATAA
- a CDS encoding T9SS type B sorting domain-containing protein, translating into MKNKVVLFLFFICNITLGFAQGEANIWYFGENAGLDFSSGSPVALTDGQLDTLEGCATISNPAGELLFYTDGITVWDRNHTIMPNGTGLEGDPSSSQSGIIVPYPNQPNLYFVFCVNDVSSNGGLYYSLVDLNLNGGNGDVIVGRKNISLLENSAEKIAAINDDDSGYWVISYAGLTGAETTYDTYHAFRITDLGININSVTSTHSACSSNDERGYLKISPDSQKIINCNQEFEHVCYHRFDNITGIVSNEIAQLDVEARAYCAEFSLSSSKVYVSSGRISSNDAYLHQFDLEASNIQNSRVEIYYEVQERAALQLAVDGKIYYARPDRTYIGVINDPEADGLACNYVNEGVNLNGRQCKQGLPPFIQSFFNVGIQVSETCFGDATIFSVSATENITAIMWDFGDGTTSTEVNPAHIYTNPGTYTINVTVNSATQSASFTQDITIYENPIQLPVTDFIICDDEGNDDIELFDLSTKNPELLSGQPTTSMFDVSYYETLNDAMNDTNPLDTNYTSTNSTQTIFARVYNIENPNCYVISDFDLIIPEAPTTITIASLDICDILNDGEELINLSQFDAQVLDSQSNSTFNIYYYETQENATNDTNRIAPNYMLQNTNQTLHIRKENSQYPNCFVVTSFELNMFTQFIANPVENLITCDDVSNDGFEIFDVATQDEFVLNGQTGSFTISYYTSQEDADMDLNPIPQQYTNEANPQEIFVRIQNADAANCYDTTSFFIEVKETPNVDTEPMIAIVCTNESIVITADSGYDEYLWSTGETSESIVVTQAGTYTVTVTNNYLSSPAISCSNIQTFQVIESDEAIIESVEIQDWTLNNNQIEIIASGIGDYEYAIDGSGYQDSPIFTNLAPGSLTVYVRDKNGCGVVSEDINLLFYPNFFTPNNDGFNDYWQIISSTAEADLRIYIFDRYGKLLKIVKPESPGWDGLYNGRPMPSSDYWFLVERPSNNRTYTGHFTLKR; encoded by the coding sequence ATGAAAAATAAAGTTGTACTGTTTCTCTTTTTTATTTGTAATATCACTTTGGGCTTCGCACAAGGAGAAGCCAATATATGGTATTTTGGTGAGAATGCAGGATTAGACTTTAGTAGTGGAAGTCCCGTAGCTTTGACAGACGGGCAACTTGATACCTTGGAAGGTTGTGCCACAATTTCTAATCCCGCAGGAGAACTTCTATTTTACACAGATGGAATTACGGTTTGGGATCGAAATCATACTATAATGCCCAATGGAACTGGTTTAGAAGGTGATCCTTCAAGTTCTCAATCTGGTATTATTGTTCCCTATCCAAACCAACCCAATTTATACTTTGTTTTTTGTGTAAATGATGTAAGTTCTAATGGTGGACTTTACTATAGTTTAGTCGATTTAAATCTTAATGGTGGCAACGGAGACGTTATTGTTGGGCGAAAAAATATATCATTACTTGAAAATAGCGCTGAAAAAATAGCTGCTATTAATGATGATGATTCTGGTTATTGGGTTATTTCGTATGCGGGACTCACCGGAGCAGAAACCACATACGATACCTACCATGCGTTTAGAATTACAGATTTGGGAATTAATATAAATTCAGTTACTTCTACACATAGTGCTTGTAGCTCAAATGACGAAAGAGGATATTTGAAAATTTCTCCAGATTCTCAGAAAATTATTAATTGTAATCAGGAATTTGAACATGTTTGTTATCATCGTTTCGACAACATTACAGGAATTGTTAGTAATGAAATAGCACAATTAGATGTGGAAGCAAGAGCATATTGTGCCGAATTTTCACTAAGCTCTTCAAAAGTATATGTTTCTTCTGGAAGAATTTCTTCTAATGATGCCTATTTGCATCAATTTGATTTAGAAGCATCAAATATTCAAAATTCAAGAGTAGAAATTTATTATGAAGTTCAAGAACGTGCTGCGTTACAATTAGCGGTTGATGGCAAAATTTATTACGCAAGACCTGATCGAACGTATATAGGTGTTATTAATGATCCTGAAGCAGACGGTCTTGCATGTAATTATGTAAATGAAGGTGTTAATTTGAATGGCAGACAATGCAAACAAGGCTTGCCACCATTTATTCAATCATTTTTCAATGTAGGTATTCAAGTCTCAGAAACTTGTTTTGGTGATGCCACTATTTTTTCTGTGAGTGCTACTGAAAACATTACCGCTATCATGTGGGATTTTGGCGATGGAACCACGTCTACTGAAGTAAATCCTGCGCATATTTACACAAATCCTGGAACATATACTATTAACGTTACTGTCAATTCTGCTACACAATCCGCATCATTTACTCAAGATATTACTATTTATGAAAATCCTATTCAATTGCCTGTAACTGATTTTATTATATGTGATGATGAAGGCAATGACGATATTGAACTTTTTGATTTAAGCACAAAAAATCCTGAATTGCTGTCTGGGCAACCCACAACAAGCATGTTTGATGTAAGCTATTATGAAACACTAAATGATGCTATGAATGACACCAATCCATTGGATACAAATTATACCAGTACAAATAGTACACAAACCATATTTGCACGTGTGTATAATATTGAAAACCCTAATTGTTATGTAATTAGTGATTTTGATTTAATTATTCCAGAAGCTCCAACAACAATCACCATTGCAAGCCTCGATATTTGTGATATTCTAAACGATGGCGAAGAACTTATCAATTTATCACAATTTGATGCACAAGTGTTAGACAGTCAAAGCAATAGTACATTCAACATATATTACTATGAAACACAAGAAAACGCTACCAATGATACTAACAGAATAGCGCCAAATTACATGCTGCAAAATACAAATCAAACACTACATATTCGTAAAGAAAACAGTCAATATCCCAATTGTTTTGTCGTCACTAGTTTTGAACTGAATATGTTTACACAATTCATTGCAAATCCTGTAGAAAATTTAATTACTTGTGATGATGTCAGCAATGATGGATTTGAAATATTTGATGTAGCTACCCAAGACGAATTTGTATTGAATGGACAAACTGGGAGTTTTACCATTAGCTATTACACGAGCCAAGAAGATGCAGATATGGACCTAAACCCAATTCCTCAACAATACACTAACGAAGCCAATCCGCAAGAAATATTTGTCCGTATTCAAAATGCTGACGCTGCAAATTGCTACGATACAACTTCATTTTTTATAGAAGTAAAAGAAACTCCTAATGTAGATACGGAACCAATGATTGCTATTGTATGTACGAACGAGTCCATAGTAATCACTGCTGATAGTGGCTACGATGAATATTTGTGGAGCACAGGAGAAACTTCGGAGTCAATAGTAGTCACACAAGCAGGAACCTATACCGTTACCGTAACCAACAATTATTTATCTTCTCCCGCAATAAGTTGTAGCAATATACAAACCTTTCAAGTGATTGAATCTGATGAAGCCATCATAGAATCTGTTGAAATTCAGGATTGGACATTGAACAACAATCAAATTGAAATCATTGCTTCAGGTATTGGAGATTATGAATATGCAATAGACGGTAGTGGCTATCAAGACAGTCCAATTTTTACAAACTTAGCACCTGGCAGCCTTACGGTGTATGTAAGAGATAAAAATGGTTGTGGTGTGGTGAGTGAAGATATCAATTTATTATTCTATCCAAATTTCTTTACGCCTAACAATGATGGTTTTAATGATTATTGGCAAATAATTTCGTCTACAGCCGAAGCAGATTTACGAATTTATATTTTTGATCGTTATGGAAAACTGTTAAAAATTGTAAAGCCTGAATCGCCTGGATGGGACGGTTTATATAACGGAAGACCGATGCCTTCTTCAGATTATTGGTTTTTGGTGGAACGCCCTAGCAACAACAGAACCTATACAGGACATTTTACATTAAAACGTTGA
- a CDS encoding helix-turn-helix transcriptional regulator, protein MINTSDFTKRLKKVIEYYEVSASAFADRLGVQRSSISHILSGRNKPSLEFVMKILSAFPEVELYWLLNGKGSFPKSDTPEPVKTPAPISKAKTTSTNVQATLSLEENIPTSLPTQNTSSNQKTIDKIVIFYTDGTFDSYNK, encoded by the coding sequence ATGATAAACACTTCTGATTTTACTAAAAGACTCAAAAAAGTCATTGAATATTACGAGGTATCTGCTTCTGCTTTTGCCGATCGCTTAGGTGTACAACGCTCAAGTATTTCGCATATTTTATCTGGAAGAAACAAGCCAAGTTTGGAATTTGTCATGAAGATTTTAAGTGCTTTTCCAGAAGTAGAATTGTATTGGTTGTTGAATGGAAAAGGGAGTTTTCCTAAAAGTGATACACCTGAACCTGTAAAAACTCCTGCTCCAATTTCCAAAGCTAAAACGACGTCGACAAATGTGCAAGCAACCTTGTCACTAGAAGAAAATATACCAACATCACTTCCAACACAAAATACATCATCCAATCAAAAAACAATTGACAAGATTGTTATTTTTTATACGGATGGTACTTTTGATTCTTATAACAAATAG
- a CDS encoding alpha/beta hydrolase — translation MSYWALGIFIFIIIYIISNIVLYFLQERFIFKAEKLPTDFEFDYENQIFDEYNIEVDPGVNINGIHFKVRRPKGVVLYLKGNSRSIKGWGKFAVDFTRYGFDVLMVDYRGYGKSTGKRTEAGIKRDLQYVYDRLKEQVDEKYITLYGRSLGSGFATKLASSNNPRLLILDAPYYSVKHITKRFLPIMPMSLILRFPVKTYRWIEYVKCPIKIIHGTNDKLIPFKTSVKLSKINRKWARLYPVIDGGHNNLHTFPQYHRFLEEILHSELPKEIDPKNSSLNFRRKKA, via the coding sequence ATGTCATACTGGGCACTTGGAATTTTCATTTTTATCATTATCTATATCATTTCGAATATAGTGCTATATTTTCTACAAGAACGCTTTATTTTCAAAGCTGAAAAACTGCCGACTGATTTTGAGTTTGACTATGAAAATCAAATTTTTGATGAATACAATATTGAAGTCGATCCAGGCGTCAATATCAACGGAATTCACTTTAAAGTCCGCCGTCCAAAAGGTGTCGTTTTATATTTAAAAGGAAATTCCAGAAGCATCAAAGGTTGGGGAAAGTTTGCCGTCGATTTTACACGGTATGGTTTTGATGTCTTGATGGTAGATTATCGCGGTTATGGAAAAAGTACTGGAAAACGTACAGAAGCTGGCATTAAAAGAGATTTACAGTACGTGTACGATCGTTTAAAAGAACAAGTAGACGAAAAGTATATTACACTATACGGAAGATCTTTAGGGTCAGGATTTGCTACAAAATTGGCGTCTAGCAACAATCCACGTTTATTAATTTTAGATGCGCCGTATTACAGCGTAAAACACATTACGAAACGCTTTTTGCCCATCATGCCGATGTCGTTAATTCTGCGATTTCCTGTAAAAACGTATCGTTGGATTGAATATGTAAAATGCCCGATCAAAATTATTCATGGTACGAATGACAAGCTTATTCCGTTCAAAACGAGCGTGAAGCTTTCTAAAATCAATCGAAAATGGGCGCGCTTATATCCTGTCATTGATGGCGGACACAACAATTTGCACACATTTCCGCAATACCATCGTTTTTTAGAAGAAATATTACATTCTGAATTGCCAAAAGAAATAGATCCAAAAAACTCCAGTTTAAACTTTAGAAGAAAAAAAGCGTAA
- a CDS encoding N-formylglutamate amidohydrolase: MKKLTIDQIITKIEQEALFEAVSSDYSFTIKIDKYVPYACGAVHDGHQFRRELWENCMHTEYDRWFEEDPATKEMVQTHPIVIAGMDSRFEYDLNRAPESAIYEDAWGKQLWHAPLADDMKQKSLAKHHNFYKVVHALMSKLEEKFGVCVVYDMHSYNWKRWEREVPTFNLGTSNVDNERFGGIIEDWRALLSKIELPNGIAATSKINDTFQGNGYFLKYITQHFSNTLVLATEVKKIYCDEIDQIMFPEVVSAVEKALKTLIPQHADDFYQTYNS, encoded by the coding sequence ATGAAAAAACTAACCATCGACCAGATTATCACAAAAATTGAGCAAGAAGCACTGTTTGAAGCAGTTTCTTCCGATTATTCGTTTACGATAAAAATTGACAAATACGTTCCGTATGCGTGTGGTGCGGTACACGACGGACATCAGTTTCGCCGAGAACTCTGGGAAAATTGCATGCACACCGAATACGATCGTTGGTTTGAAGAAGATCCAGCCACGAAAGAAATGGTACAAACACATCCGATTGTGATTGCAGGAATGGATTCTCGTTTTGAATACGATTTAAACCGTGCGCCCGAAAGTGCTATTTACGAAGATGCTTGGGGAAAACAATTGTGGCATGCGCCTTTAGCTGATGACATGAAGCAGAAAAGTTTGGCAAAACACCACAATTTCTATAAAGTTGTACACGCATTGATGTCAAAACTTGAAGAGAAATTCGGCGTTTGTGTTGTTTATGACATGCATTCATACAACTGGAAACGCTGGGAGCGAGAAGTGCCAACCTTTAATTTGGGAACATCTAATGTTGATAATGAACGTTTTGGTGGAATTATTGAAGATTGGCGCGCGTTGTTGTCAAAAATTGAACTGCCAAACGGAATTGCAGCTACTTCAAAAATTAACGATACGTTTCAGGGGAATGGATATTTTTTAAAGTACATCACACAGCATTTTAGTAACACCTTAGTTTTGGCAACTGAAGTAAAAAAGATATATTGCGACGAAATTGATCAGATCATGTTCCCCGAAGTGGTTTCTGCCGTTGAAAAGGCATTGAAAACCCTTATTCCACAGCATGCCGACGATTTTTATCAAACATATAACAGCTAA
- a CDS encoding alpha/beta hydrolase produces MKFVKRVAIALIALYLLLICMLVAFQEKIIFQSEILPQDHVFTSSVPFEELYLKASDDAILHGLHYKQENPKGVLLYFHGNARTIEYWGEWAEGLSAKYQYDVVIMDYRGYGKSIGERQYHKMLDDALLFYDYTKTKFSVDEITIFGRSLGGAFATYTATHRKAKQLLLESTFTSVYEVGKKRFWFLPLKWLLNYPFQNIENIQQIKIPTYMIHGTKDAVVPYEHGQELYQKSRSGTKKFYTISNGSHNDLIRFPAYFEALDEVLK; encoded by the coding sequence ATGAAGTTCGTAAAACGTGTAGCTATTGCACTTATTGCCTTATATTTGTTGCTGATTTGTATGTTAGTTGCCTTTCAAGAAAAAATAATATTCCAAAGCGAAATCTTGCCGCAAGATCACGTGTTTACGTCGTCTGTTCCTTTTGAAGAATTATATTTAAAAGCGTCAGATGATGCCATTTTACATGGATTACACTACAAACAAGAAAATCCGAAAGGCGTTCTTTTATATTTTCACGGAAACGCACGCACCATAGAATATTGGGGAGAATGGGCAGAAGGTTTGTCTGCAAAATACCAGTATGACGTAGTCATTATGGATTATCGCGGCTATGGAAAAAGTATCGGCGAACGCCAATATCACAAAATGCTGGATGATGCCTTATTATTTTACGACTACACAAAAACAAAATTCTCTGTAGACGAAATCACAATTTTTGGTCGTTCCCTTGGTGGCGCTTTTGCAACGTACACCGCCACACATCGAAAAGCAAAGCAATTACTATTAGAATCTACTTTTACAAGTGTATATGAAGTAGGAAAAAAACGTTTTTGGTTTTTACCATTGAAGTGGTTGCTGAATTATCCTTTTCAAAACATAGAAAACATTCAGCAAATCAAGATACCAACTTATATGATTCATGGAACAAAAGATGCAGTAGTTCCGTATGAACACGGACAAGAACTCTATCAAAAGTCGAGGAGTGGAACTAAAAAATTCTACACGATTTCCAACGGTTCACACAACGATCTCATCAGGTTTCCAGCATACTTTGAAGCTTTGGATGAAGTGTTGAAGTGA
- a CDS encoding M14 metallopeptidase family protein — MYTHPLANWYCSHFESSLGGRYITLHHITSLLEQLPSTFNLKHIGTSVENRPIHSLTIGNGEKKILMWSQMHGNESTTTKAVFDLLNFLKEASEASETILKDCTLCIIPMLNPDGAHAYTRLNANEIDLNRDAQTLSQPESVVLKTVYEEFQPDYCFNLHGQRTIFSAGNIDKSAIVSFLTPSEDEKRSITLNREKSMEIIVKMNEMLQKSIPNHVGRYDDGFNLNCVGDTFQSLGTPTVLFEAGHFPNDYQRENTRELIFYACIEALQYIASTEIFGTYTDAYFKIPENKKQHYDIILRNLQTEQNETFDVGIMYQEVLKNGKIHFEPYIEDKKMLKKSFAHKIIDFQESIAPKHIFQSFSLQTDVVEYLRKFNKIDN, encoded by the coding sequence ATGTATACACATCCATTGGCAAATTGGTATTGCTCACATTTCGAATCGAGTTTAGGAGGTCGTTATATAACCTTACATCATATTACTTCCCTATTGGAACAATTGCCTTCCACATTCAATTTGAAACACATCGGAACTTCGGTAGAAAATCGCCCAATTCATTCCTTAACGATCGGAAATGGCGAAAAAAAAATTCTCATGTGGTCACAAATGCACGGCAATGAATCTACCACCACAAAAGCTGTTTTTGACTTACTCAACTTCCTAAAAGAAGCTTCTGAAGCTTCTGAAACAATTTTAAAAGATTGTACGCTGTGTATCATTCCAATGCTAAATCCTGATGGCGCACATGCATATACACGTCTTAATGCGAATGAAATCGACTTAAATCGTGATGCACAAACACTTTCACAGCCCGAAAGTGTGGTTTTAAAAACGGTGTATGAGGAGTTTCAACCAGATTACTGTTTCAATTTACACGGACAACGCACAATTTTCAGTGCAGGAAACATAGATAAATCAGCAATTGTATCGTTTTTAACGCCTTCTGAGGATGAAAAGCGCTCTATTACTCTAAACCGTGAGAAAAGCATGGAAATCATTGTAAAAATGAACGAAATGCTGCAAAAAAGCATTCCAAATCATGTTGGACGTTATGATGACGGATTCAATCTCAATTGTGTTGGAGACACCTTTCAATCACTCGGAACGCCCACTGTTTTATTCGAAGCTGGACATTTTCCGAACGACTACCAACGTGAAAACACGCGAGAATTGATTTTTTACGCATGCATAGAAGCACTTCAATACATTGCTTCCACAGAAATTTTTGGCACCTATACAGACGCTTATTTTAAGATTCCTGAAAATAAAAAACAGCATTATGATATCATTTTAAGAAACCTTCAAACGGAGCAAAACGAAACTTTCGATGTGGGAATTATGTACCAAGAAGTCCTTAAAAATGGAAAAATTCACTTCGAACCCTATATTGAAGACAAAAAAATGTTAAAAAAATCGTTCGCACACAAAATAATTGATTTTCAGGAGTCAATCGCTCCGAAGCATATATTTCAATCGTTTTCGCTGCAAACTGATGTTGTGGAATATTTAAGAAAATTCAATAAAATTGACAATTAG
- a CDS encoding flavohemoglobin expression-modulating QEGLA motif protein yields the protein MNDTNVASKVLFEIDKNIDDLVKKVELLSYVNPLNMEEEKQKFFQSKYLTDPKFTYPQMDFDRFRLHRELFSQPIERIENANTRALYEDIIYAYSGLIQCIETIGTKHKFYYNSLHSFGTPKEQDVENAKFILHFEEEDPNEEQFQPKYTAAETAALFREYSKQYDFSYHIKFSKDMSAIAMVLNNIKTLVINEKHIFSDNEIAVLTNHEIGVHMVTTMNGLLHPLHIFSNGFPNYEETQEGLAVFSEYMSNNLTVKRLKELAYRVIAVDSLAKGYSFSQTFRLFINNYDLDRETAFNISTRAHRGGGFTKDYLYLTGLKKVYNYYKSGKDLQPLLRGKITLDYLESIDSLAKNGCAVDSKHITDSYMENNNTNKTVDFILENLK from the coding sequence ATGAATGATACCAATGTAGCGAGCAAAGTGCTTTTTGAAATTGATAAGAATATTGACGACTTAGTAAAAAAGGTTGAGTTGTTGAGTTATGTCAATCCATTAAATATGGAAGAAGAAAAACAAAAATTCTTTCAGTCCAAATACTTAACAGATCCAAAATTTACCTATCCACAAATGGATTTTGATCGGTTTCGCTTGCATCGCGAATTGTTCTCACAGCCTATTGAACGTATTGAAAATGCAAATACAAGAGCTTTGTATGAAGACATTATTTATGCGTATTCTGGATTGATTCAATGTATTGAAACTATTGGAACGAAGCACAAATTCTATTACAACAGTTTGCATTCGTTTGGAACACCGAAAGAACAAGATGTAGAAAATGCAAAATTCATTCTCCATTTTGAAGAAGAAGATCCGAACGAGGAACAATTTCAACCTAAATACACTGCAGCAGAAACAGCAGCATTGTTCCGAGAATATTCTAAACAATACGATTTTTCATATCATATTAAATTTTCAAAAGATATGAGCGCTATTGCCATGGTGTTGAACAATATCAAAACATTGGTGATTAATGAAAAACATATATTTTCAGACAATGAAATCGCGGTATTGACCAATCATGAAATTGGTGTACACATGGTAACCACGATGAACGGATTGTTGCATCCATTGCATATATTTTCCAACGGTTTTCCAAATTACGAAGAAACCCAAGAAGGATTGGCGGTTTTTTCTGAATATATGAGTAATAATCTGACGGTGAAGCGATTGAAAGAATTGGCATATCGTGTGATTGCTGTAGATAGTTTGGCAAAAGGCTATTCGTTTTCGCAAACGTTTAGATTGTTCATTAATAATTATGATTTAGATAGAGAAACGGCGTTTAATATCTCTACAAGAGCGCATCGCGGTGGCGGATTTACCAAAGATTATCTATATCTCACAGGACTTAAAAAAGTGTACAATTACTACAAATCTGGCAAAGACTTACAACCTTTATTGCGCGGAAAAATTACGTTGGATTATTTGGAAAGTATTGATTCGCTGGCAAAAAATGGTTGCGCTGTCGATTCAAAGCACATCACCGATTCATACATGGAAAACAACAATACCAACAAAACTGTGGATTTTATTTTAGAGAATTTGAAGTAG